In one window of Arachis ipaensis cultivar K30076 chromosome B06, Araip1.1, whole genome shotgun sequence DNA:
- the LOC107647051 gene encoding uncharacterized protein LOC107647051 yields the protein MRLWGARRQIPRIYNPEKCEAILNMVSPRTIKEVQQLAEKVAALSRFLPSASSRAYHFFQTITKNKKFQWTEECEKAFTKLKTILSSPPVLQRPEVEQRYPKIEQLALALVTTARRLRYYFQSHTVIVRTNQPLRQILTKPELAGRLTKWSIELSEFDIQFQPRSALKAQILADFISELTSDEHNKCWELHVDEASSKGGSGAGIILKEGDNVVAEQSLQFHFPASNNQAEYEALIAGLKLALNFQVQSLTAHCDSLLVVQQIRGEYQVKDPLLERYWLIAKDLISKFSSFIILHVHRDKNIRADVLFKLAATRSDTQTSALSQLTLKKPSIELLSISINHLHDWRTPFLEYINTGTMPRDELNTQYFKRRASLYTNIGGELYRRGISQPLLKCLNTEEAREVMDEVHEGVCRNHIGGRALAAKIVRTGYYWPTMRRDCITKVKKCDKCQKHEAISTKPAEVLHSMEHHFSSVEHPQSNGQAEAANRVILQAMKRKHDNAKGEWVELIPEILWSYNTTIQTTTGETPFKLVYGSEALIPVEVGTPTIRTELYDEQYNTCIRSAELDLVEEDRDIAAIKQRAMKQLAERKHNRKVVPRTFTKDDLVLRRIEDARRPPSHGKLATNWEGPFRIAKVLGMGAYQLQTLQGNPVSGNWNVSSLKMYRS from the exons ATGCGCCTTTGGGGTGCAAGGAGGCAAATTCCTCGGATTTATAACCCCGAAAAATGCGAAGCAATACTCAACATGGTGAGCCCTAGAACAataaaagaagtacaacaactggCAGAAAAGGTAGCAGCACTATCTCGGTTCCTACCATCAGCATCAAGCCGAGCATACCATTTCTTCCAAACAATAACAAAGAACAAAAAGTTTCAATGGACAGAGGAATGTGAGAAAGCGTTCACCAAGCTCAAAACCATTTTGTCATCACCACCAGTACTACAAAGACCAGAAGTCG AACAGAGGTATCCGAAGATAGAACAGCTAGCTTTAGCACTCGTAACAACAGCGAGAAGACTCAGATACTACTTCCAGAGCCACACAGTGATAGTACGGACAAACCAACCATTAAGACAAATACTGACAAAACCAGAACTAGCCGGACGACTAACTAAATGGTCCATCGAGCTCTCAGAATTCGACATCCAATTTCAACCAAGGTCAGCCTTAAAAGCACAGATCCTCGCTGACTTTATATCAGAACTAACCTCAGACGAACACAACAAATGTTGGGAACTACACGTCGACGAAGCATCCAGCAAGGGAGGAAGCGGAGCTGGGATAATCCTGAAAGAAGGGGACAATGTGGTGGCCGAGCAATCTCTCCAGTTCCACTTCCCAGCAAGCaataatcaggcagagtatgagGCCCTTATTGCCGGACTCAAGCTCGCCCTCAACTTCCAGGTACAAAGTCTAACAGCTCACTGCGATTCTCTCTTGGTGGTTCAACAAATCCGAGGAGAATATCAGGTAAAGGATCCCTTGCTAGAGCGATATTGGCTCATAGCAAaggatcttatttcaaaattcagtTCATTCATTATTCTACATGTGCATAGAGATAAGAATATTAGAGCCGACGTATTATTCAAACTTGCCGCCACTAGATCAGACACACAAACATCGGCATTATCACAACTCACACTTAAAAAACCCAGTATTGAATTACTATCTATAAGCATTAACCACCTCCATGATTGGAGAACACCTTTTCTTGAATACATCAATACAGGCACCATGCCCAGAGACGAGCTCAACACGCAATACTTCAAGCGAAGAGCAAGTCTCTATACAAACATAGGTGGAGAACTATACAGACGCGGTATCTCACAACCATTATTAAAGTGCCTAAACACTGAGGAGGCAAGGGAGGTCATGGATGAAGTTCATGAGGGCGTatgtagaaaccacattggaggacgaGCTCTCGCCGCAAAGATCGTCCGAACAGGATACTATTGGCCAACCATGAGAAGAGATTGCATAACAAAAGTTAAGAAATGTGACAAATGCCAAAAACACGAGGCCATCTCTACAAAGCCGGCCGAGGTATTACACAGCAtggag CATCATTTTAGCTCGGTCGAACACCCACAGAGCAATGGGCAGGCCGAGGCTGCTAACCGAGTTATATTGCAGGCAATGAAAAGAAAGCATGACAATGCAAAAGGTGAATGGGTCGAGCTGATCCCAGAAATATTGTGGAGTTACAACACAACAATACAAACCACCACAGGTGAAACACCTTTCAAACTAGTGTATGGATCAGAAGCActaatcccagtagaggtcggGACTCCTACAATCAGAACCGAACTATACGATGAACAGTACAACACATGCATAAGGAGCGCCGAGCTTGACCTCGTCGAAGAAGACAGAGATATTGCGGCGATTAAACAAAGAGCCATGAAGCAATTGGCGGAGAGAAAACACAATAGAAAAGTTGTTCCAAGAACATTTACGAAGGACGACTTAGTCCTCAGACGAATCGAAGACGCGAGACGGCCTCCTTCGCATGGCAAGCTCGCCACAAACTGGGAAGGACCTTTTCGAATAGCAAAAGTACTCGGAATGGGGGCTTATCAACTCCAGACACTTCAAGGCAACCCAGTATCAGGGAACTGGAATGTTTCGTCATTAAAAATGTATAGATCATAA